A window of the Lolium perenne isolate Kyuss_39 chromosome 7, Kyuss_2.0, whole genome shotgun sequence genome harbors these coding sequences:
- the LOC127314423 gene encoding BTB/POZ and MATH domain-containing protein 3-like: protein MVQKKLRSGAARGRAGAKAAARGRGGAKAAAARRKGTGRGALRGGASAALSVEQCLLAASGGDAASGRAGVQAETSSAAWQRDVTRCVTPFAGVSVITDGELGISTMSDMIDASSANGYHLLVIEGYSRTKDILNGNGIKSRPFMVGGHRWCIDLRPSRDSSFSADFISAYIVLLDDNVAEPVKVQFVFSCIDQVEKQEATHIRSTKACIFPKYGYSWGQRKFLRRDAFEKSKNLKRDCLTIRCDIMVCKDLNIEDGSATDAPRPDLRQHLNQLLQTKVGTDVTFQVCGETFAAHRCVLAARSTVFMAQLFGPMKEGTLAGVIQIKEMEAKVFRALLSFIYTDLFPEMEKDEAEIEEEEEGQEEEAEIEEEGQEEYTLVDATWLQWVQDLFVAADRYDLQGLKWSCEEVLCESIDVSSVTSTLSLAEQHHCHGLKEECLQFLQEQSSSSLQTIMEASDWEHITMTYPSVLNELIAKLATKEKCV from the exons ATGGTGCAGAAAAAACTAAGGAGCGGCGCGGCGCGTGGTCGCGCGGGTGCGAAAGCAGCGGCGCGTGGCCGCGGTGGTGCGAAAGCAGCGGCGGCGCGGCGTAAGGGCACCGGACGCGGTGCGCTTCGCGGGGGCGCGTCGGCGGCGCTATCAGTCGAGCAGTGTCTTCTTGCGGCCTCTGGCGGCGACGCGGCAAGTGGTCGCGCGGGCGTGCAAGCGGAAACTTCATCCGCTGCGTGGCAGCGGGACGTGACCAG ATGCGTCACGCCGTTCGCCGGTGTATCTGTCATCACTGACGGTGAGCTGGGCATTTCCACCATGTCGGACATGATCGACGCCAGCAGTGCCAACGGTTACCACCTGCTCGTGATCGAAGGATACTCCCGCACCAAAGATATACTCAATGGCAATGGCATCAAATCTCGCCCATTCATGGTGGGAGGCCATCGCTGGTGCATTGATTTGAGGCCCAGCCGTGACAGCTCATTCAGTGCTGACTTCATTTCCGCCTACATTGTCCTTCTTGATGACAATGTTGCAGAGCCTGTGAAGGTGCAGTTTGTATTTAGTTGTATCGACCAGGTTGAGAAGCAAGAGGCAACACACATTCGTTCAACTAAAGCATGTATCTTCCCCAAGTATGGTTATAGTTGGGGTCAGAGGAAGTTTCTGAGAAGAGATGCCTTTGAAAAATCAAAGAATCTAAAGCGTGATTGTTTGACCATCCGGTGTGACATCATGGTTTGCAAGGATCTCAATATCGAGGATGGTAGTGCCACTGATGCGCCGCGGCCTGATTTACGACAACACTTGAACCAGCTCCTTCAAACTAAGGTGGGCACTGATGTGACATTCCAGGTTTGTGGCGAGACATTTGCCGCACACCGCTGTGTGCTTGCAGCCCGATCTACAGTTTTCATGGCACAACTCTTTGGCCCCATGAAGGAGGGCACTCTGGCAGGTGTCATACAGATCAAAGAAATGGAGGCAAAAGTGTTCAGGGCTTTGCTTAGTTTCATCTACACAGACTTATTTCCTGAGATGGAGAAGGATGAAGCAGaaatagaagaagaagaagaaggacaagaagaggaagctgaaatagaagaagaaggacaagaagagtATACATTAGTTGATGCAACGTGGCTGCAATGGGTCCAGGACTTGTTTGTCGCAGCAGACAGATATGATCTCCAAGGGCTGAAGTGGTCCTGTGAAGAGGTGTTGTGCGAGAGCATAGATGTGAGCTCGGTGACTTCCACTCTTTCTCTAGCGGAGCAACACCATTGCCATGGGTTGAAGGAGGAGTGCTTACAGTTTCTGCAAGAACAATCCTCCTCAAGTTTGCAAACAATAATGGAGGCCAGTGACTGGGAGCATATAACTATGACCTATCCCTCTGTTTTAAACGAGCTCATCGCCAAGCTTGCCACGAAAGAAAAATGCGTCTAA